In Rosa chinensis cultivar Old Blush chromosome 1, RchiOBHm-V2, whole genome shotgun sequence, a genomic segment contains:
- the LOC112182303 gene encoding uncharacterized protein LOC112182303 isoform X2, producing MLRLNKKAKEWIHYNPMRKRTNPEKSKGYENAKEVVEAVTMWMLDVKKLHKQNKERRLKFVRVEKKTTIYEEIQIDENAEKTIAWINKTDVDNLKLVEDMYCAQQPDNSLDCGPYILHYIENIAKNRLQISKADRGVLVDKVLGLEREIKESLKNMRRTMVERFLNHDEGWYSKVGYTQ from the exons ATGCTTAGGTTGAACAAGAAGGCAAAAGAATGGATTCATTACAATCCAATGCGCAAAAGAACAAATCCTGAAAAAAGCAAAGGCTACGAGAATGCCAAAGAAGTG GTAGAAGCAGTGACAATGTGGATGCTTGATGTGAAAAAGTTGCACAAGCAGAACAAGGAGAGGAGGCTAAAATTTGTCAGAGTGGAAAAGAAGACAACAATATATGAGGAAATACAGATTGATGAAAATGCAGAGAAAACAATCGCTTGGATAAACAAAACTGATGTGGATAACTTAAAGCTGGTTGAAGACATGTATTGTGCACAGCAACCTGATAATTC GTTGGACTGCGGACCTTATATCCTACACTATATAGAGAATATAGCAAAGAACAGGCTGCAGATAAGCAAAGCAGATAGAGGCGTTTTGGTTGACAAGGTTTTGGGATTAGAAAGAGAAATCAAAGAAAGCTTGAAGAACATGAGAAGAACCATGGTGGAGAGGTTTCTTAACCATGACGAGGGCTGGTATTCGAAAGTAGGTTACACTCAGTAA
- the LOC112182303 gene encoding uncharacterized protein LOC112182303 isoform X1, translating into MMTLLGHCDNIFIPLITTEDYHYTMLRLNKKAKEWIHYNPMRKRTNPEKSKGYENAKEVVEAVTMWMLDVKKLHKQNKERRLKFVRVEKKTTIYEEIQIDENAEKTIAWINKTDVDNLKLVEDMYCAQQPDNSLDCGPYILHYIENIAKNRLQISKADRGVLVDKVLGLEREIKESLKNMRRTMVERFLNHDEGWYSKVGYTQ; encoded by the exons ATGATGACTCTCTTAGGACACTGCGACAACATATTCATCCCATTGATCACGACTGAAGACTACCACTACACAATGCTTAGGTTGAACAAGAAGGCAAAAGAATGGATTCATTACAATCCAATGCGCAAAAGAACAAATCCTGAAAAAAGCAAAGGCTACGAGAATGCCAAAGAAGTG GTAGAAGCAGTGACAATGTGGATGCTTGATGTGAAAAAGTTGCACAAGCAGAACAAGGAGAGGAGGCTAAAATTTGTCAGAGTGGAAAAGAAGACAACAATATATGAGGAAATACAGATTGATGAAAATGCAGAGAAAACAATCGCTTGGATAAACAAAACTGATGTGGATAACTTAAAGCTGGTTGAAGACATGTATTGTGCACAGCAACCTGATAATTC GTTGGACTGCGGACCTTATATCCTACACTATATAGAGAATATAGCAAAGAACAGGCTGCAGATAAGCAAAGCAGATAGAGGCGTTTTGGTTGACAAGGTTTTGGGATTAGAAAGAGAAATCAAAGAAAGCTTGAAGAACATGAGAAGAACCATGGTGGAGAGGTTTCTTAACCATGACGAGGGCTGGTATTCGAAAGTAGGTTACACTCAGTAA